GGAATTCCAGCCCTGCCATTGTCTCATCGAACAGGCGGTTCCAGGCGGCAGCACCCACGACCGAGTTATCATGCAGGAATTTCTCCAGCTCGTCGGAAAGCTGATAGGGGCGCATCGCCCGCATCCGGTCGAAAACCGGTTTGTAGCGAGCGGGACCGTCAGGGGCAGAGAAAACGGCCTGATAGGTCTCTTCCGGGATGCGGTTGAATTCCAGGCTGAAGAAGACCAGCGGTGTGGTGAAATCGGTGATCTGCGCCTGAAGGTCGCTGAGTTGCTTGGCCCGCGCGGCATCGGTTGTATTCTGGTAATAGCGCAGCCCGGCATAGGACATGATCCGTCCGGCGAGGATGTCGATTTCCTCATAACGGCGGATGGCTTCCAGCATGGTGGGCGCATCCAGATCGGCCAGACGGCCCTCGTAATCGGTGGCGAAACCGGCTGCGTCCTTTTGCAGGCGTTCGATATCGGCAGTCAGTTCCGGTGCATCCGGCGCGGGATAGAGATCGCTGAGATCCCAGTCTGGCAATTGACCGAATTCGGTCGAGGTCGAGGTGATTTCCGCATCGCACAGGCGTTCGCGTTCAAAGCGCATCGGGGCTTCCTTTCTGTTGCCTCTGATGTGCCGTCTGAGCGGTGCGGGTTCAACCCCCGAAGGCGCGAGAGGCCGGAGCGATTGCGTCGATCCCGATATGGTTCAGGAACGCGCCAAGGAATTCCGCCTGACGTTCGGGGGATTCGAACAGGACTTCGTGACTGCCACCCTCGATTTCCAGCAATGTGCTGGCGGGCCATGATGACGCACGCTCGCGGATTGCGTTGACCGAGACGATCATCTCACGTGTGCCGACCGATACCAGCATGGGCAGATCGGGTGAGGCTTCCGTTGCAAGGCGTCGGCATTCGCGCAAAGCGGCGGCCACCCAGTCATAGGTAGCGCCGCCCAGTGTGAGTTCGGGCCATTCCGATGCCTCGCGTACCAGCCGCGCCCAGGCGCCAGCATAGCCGGTCAGAAGATTGTTCTGGAAGGGTTCATCCAGAACATAGGCACCGCCTCCGCCCGTACCCAATGCGGGGCGACCTCCGAGGCCGAGCCTGCTGCTGATCCGGGACAGGCCGAATGCGACGGCATGGGGCAGCGGTGCGTGATTTATACCCCACATCGGAGCGGAAAAGCTTGCGGTTTCAACCGGCAATCCGTTCAGCAGCGCGGCCAGTCCGATGCCGCCGCCCATCGAGTGCGCCAGAAGATGCCAGGGTTCGGGCAGATCCAGAGCGCCTGCCGCTTCGACCATTGCCAGCACATCAAGCTGATACTGGGCGAAGTCCTCGATATGACCGGCGCGGGTATTGTCCTGCAACCTGTCCGAGAGGCCCTGACCGCGCCAGTCCACCGTCAGAACATGAAGCCCCGCCGCCACCAGAATGGCAGCGATCGGAGCGTATTTTTCGGCATATTCGGTGCGGCCCGGGAAAAGCAGAACCGTCCCCTGCGGGTTTTCTGCCCGCCAAAGCGCCAGCCGCAGACGGATATTGTCGTCGCAGCGCAGCCAGAATGCGTCTGCCGGGACCTCTGCGGTATCGGCAAGCTGGTAAAACGGGGCAGGGGACAGGTCCATGAGGTCTTTCGGTCTGGAATATTGCCGTTCTCAGGTCGGGGTCAGGCGAGTGCTGAGCCAAGCTTCATGGCCAGCCCCATATTGCCCTCGACCTTCAGCTTTCCGGTCATGAATGCGGTGGTCGGGTTCACATCGCCGTTCAGCATGCCCTCGAACGTGTCGCGATTGGCCTTCAGGGTCACCTCGGCTTCTTCATCGCCTTCGCGGGCGCCGTCAGAATCCAGCATGATCGCGCCCTCATCCTCGATTACGAATTTCGCGGTGCCTTCGTCGAACCCTCCGACTTTTGCGTTAAGTGCTTCGACTGCGGCAGCAATAACTTGGCTCATAGATCCTCCTAAAACGTGACTGGTGGCAGGGTGGGTAGTCGGGTTACAACAGCGATATGAGTTTGCATACCACCATTTTCCATTCTGCCGTTACGGCGTTTGCCACCCTGACCCTCTCGGCGCAAGTATTTGCTGCGCCTGCCGACCCGGCATTGTTCGAAACTCTGGCAGAGAAAAACGGCGATGCCTGGATGGAGGCTGAAACGCAAATTCTCAACCGGTGGTCTGATACCGGATCGGAAGCTTTGAACATGATCCAGACCCGTGGCGAAACCGCGCTTGATGAAGGCGATTTCGTGGCCGCCATCGGTCATCTGACGGCGCTTGTCGATCATGCGCCGGATCACGCGATGGGATATCAGCTTCGCGGTCTGGCCTTCTGGCTGAACGGCGATTTCGGACCGGCCGCCGCCGATCTGGCCCGTTCGCTGGAGCTGGAGCCAAAGCAATATCTGGCGTTGTCCCAGCTTGGCGCGATGCTGGAAGAACTCGGCAATACGCAGGCCGCAACAGATGCGCTGAACCGCAGTCTTGAGATTCACCCTCATCAGCAGGATGTAATCGATGCCGTTTCCCGGCTTGACGCCGAGGATAACGGTACCGACATCTGACAGTCTTACGACCCGAAGGGCAGATATGTCGCGCATCACGGCCGTTCTGGGCCCGACCAATACCGGCAAAACCCATTACGCCATTGACCGGATGCTGGCGCATCGCACGGGCATTATCGGCTTGCCTCTGCGGCTGCTGGCGCGGGAGGTCTATGATCGCATCGTCAAGGCCCGTGGCCCTTCGGTGGTCGCGCTTGTGACCGGAGAAGAGCGGATCGTCCCGCCACGGGCGCAATACTGGGTGGCCACGACCGAGGCGATGCCGGATTTCGCCGCCGATTTCGTTGCCATTGATGAAATCCAGCTTTGCGCCGATCCGCAGCGCGGCCATGTATTCACCGACCGCCTGATGCGGGCGCGGGGGCTGCATGAAACGCTTCTGCTCGGCTCGGATACGATGCGCCCGGCGATCAATGCGCTGATCGATCGTGTGCAGTTCATGCGCCGGGAGCGGTTCTCGACGCTGAGCTGGTCCGGCACGAAGAAGATCAGCCGGATGCCGTCGCGCGCGGCGATTGTGGGGTTCTCGGTCGATGATGTCTATGCCATCGCCGAGTTGCTGCGCCGTCAGAAGGGCGGGGCGGCGGTGGTGATGGGGGCGCTGTCGCCCCGGACCCGCAATGCGCAGGTGGCGATGTACCAGTCGGGCGAGGTCGATCACCTTGTCGCGACCGACGCAATCGGCATGGGGCTGAATCTCGATATCCGCCATGTCGCGTTTTCCTCGACGGTGAAATTCGATGGTCGCCGGATGCGCCCGCTTTTCCCGCATGAGATGGGCCAGATCGCTGGCCGCGCGGGCCGGCATACGGAACCCGGCAGTTTCGGCGTGACGGGTGAGGCAGGGTCTCTTGACGAAGGTTTGATCGACGCCATCGAAAACCACCGCTTCGCACCGATCAGCCGGTTGATCTGGCGAAATCCTCATCTGGAATTCGGCAGCATGGACCGGCTTGTCGAAAGCCTTGAGGCCGCGCCCGACCATGAATTGCTGGTCCGTGGGCGCGAGGCGGATGACCTTTCCGCCTTGAAATCACTGCGCGATCTGCCCGAGATCCGCGACCGTGTGACCACCGCGCCCGACGTGCGGCTGCTCTGGGATGTCTGCCGCATCCCGGATTTCCGTTCCGTTTCGCCTGCCGAACATACCAGCCTTCTGCTGCGTATCTTCACCTTCCTGCAGGAAGGCCCGATCCCGGATGACTGGCTGGCGCGGTCAATTGGCCGCATCGACAGAACCCAGGGCGACATAGATGCGTTGTCCAAGCGTCTCGCCTTTATCCGCACCTGGACTTATGTGGCGCAGCGCACCGGATGGGTGCAGGACGAAAAACATTGGCGCGCGGCAACGCGCACTGTAGAAGACCGCCTGTCAGACGCGCTGCACGCCGCGCTGACGCAACGATTTGTGGACCGGCGCACATCCGTATTGATGCGCCGGCTCAAGCAGAAGGAGACCCTCGTGGCCGAGGTGAACGACAAGGGTGAAGTCAGCGTCGAGGGCGAATTCGCCGGACGTCTGGAAGGCTTCCGCTTCCGCGCGGATTCGACGCAGAACCCCGATGAGGCGCGGATGCTGAACCGTGCAGCTTATGAGGCGCTGAAGCCCGAATTCCATTTGCGTGCGGACAGGTTCTATAACGCGCCCGATACCGAGCTGGATTTCACCGAACAGGGCGGGCTGATGTGGGGCGATATCGCTGTCGGCAAGCTGGTCAAGGGCTCCGAGCCGATGAAGCCGGGCATAGAGGCGTTCGTGGATGAAGAGGCCGGATCAGAGATCGCCGACAAGGTACGCCGCCGGTTGCAGCATTTCATCGACCGCAAGATCGCCGCTTTGTTCGAACCGTTGCAGGCGATGGGCCGGGATGAGGCTCTGACCGGGCTGGCGCGGGGCTTCGCCTTCCGGCTGATCGAAAATCTGGCCCTGATCCGGCGCGAGGATGTCGCAACCGAGGTCAAAGAGCTGGATCAGGATGCCCGCGCCTTGCTGCGCAAGCACCGTGTCCGGTTCGGCCAGTTCACGATCTTCATTCCAGACCTGCTGAAACCGGCCCCGACGCGGCTGCGTCTGGTTCTGTCCGGGCTTTGGGAAGGGCTTGCGGAATTCCCGGAATCGCCTCCCGCAGGTCTGGTGACGATTCCCAACCTGCCCGATGTTCCCGCTTCGACCTATACGCTTTCGGGGTATCGTCCGGCAGGCGAACGCGCCATTCGCATCGACATGCTGGAGCGGCTTGCGGATATGCTGCGGACGCAGGACACGCGTGGCGGGTTCGAGGCTAATCCCGACATGCTCTCGATCACCGGCATGACGCTGGATCAGTTCGCCAACCTTATGGAAGGTCTTGGATACGCCGCCGAAAAGGGCGAGCGACCGAAGGCCCGCAGCGAGGCGGCAGCCACGGCTGCACCCGCCGATCCGGCAGAGACCGACCATGACCATCCGCTGACCGAAGAAGAATCGGTGCTGGTGGCTGAGACCCGCGCGAAATGGGAAGCCGAGCAGGCGGAAAAGAAAAAGGCCGCCGCAGAGGCCGAAGGCGTCGAAGACGCAGCCGCGCCCGATGCGGAAGCAGAAACCGAAATCTTCTATACCTTCCGTTGGGTGCCTCGGCAGCGCACGCCGCGCGGACAGAGCGGCACTCAGCGTCAGGACGGCCCCGCAGGCGCATTTGGTGGCCAGCGCACGGGTAAGCCCAAGGGCGACCGTCCGAAGGGAGGAAAACCCAAAGGCGGAAAACCCGGTCGGGGCAAGAATGACCGGAATGACAATAAGGCCAAGACATTCTCATCGCGTCCGCCCCGACCCGAAAAGAAAGCGGATCCCGACAGTCCTTTTGCAGTGCTGGCGGCGCTCAAGGATAAGAAATAACAATGCGGTGGCTGGTTCCGTCTGATCTTGCACAGATCTATGGCGCACCCGGTCCCGCCGCATTGCGCAAGGTTGCCACCCGTCTGACGGATGAATATCGCAGCTATATCGAGCGTGCGCGGTTCTGCGTTCTGTCCACCGTTGGACCCGATGGCACGGATGCAAGCCCGCGCGGCGATGACGGGCCAGTCGTGCGCATCCTCGATGCGGGCACGCTGGCACTTCCGGACTGGCGCGGGAATGATCGCATCGACAGCCTGCTGAATATCGCACAGGACGAACGAGTCAGCCTGATGTTTTTCCTGCGCGGCTCAGGCAATGTGATCCGCGTGAACGGCGCGGCCCGGATCACCGATGATGCGGCGCTATGCGCAGAGTTCGACCGCAATGGAAACCAGCCGCGCACCGTCATTATCATCCGCATTGCCGAGATCTATTTCCAATGCGCCCGTGCAATCCTGCGCGCCGGTCTCTGGTCTGGGGATGATGACAGTCAGGGTCTGCCCTCTCCCGGAATGATCCTGTCCGCCATGTCCGCAGGCGAGGTCGGCGGCGCTGCCTATGACGAGGAATGGCCGGAACGCGCCGCCAGGACCATGTGGTGATCCCGGCGCATTTCTGTCTGTTCACACTGGCTTAAATATCCTGGGGGGTCGGGGGCAGCGCCCCCACTCCGTCAGGTGGCCTGCTGCAACTGCTTAAGCAATGTCGTGTTCGCATAGCCGTCCTGCTCAACCCCGATCCGGCGCTGGAATGCCTTGATCCCGGCAATGGTATTCTCACCGATCGCACCGTCGGGTTCTCCGACATTATATCCCAGACGGTTCAGCAGGCGCTGCACTTCTTCCTTCTGATTATGCGTCAGAGATCCCGCCTCGCGCGGGAACGCCCCGACAATGCCCGGCCCGCCGCTGATGCGGTTCCCCAGCATGGCGACGCCAAGCGCATAGTTATCCGAGGCGTTATAGGCACGGATCGCGATGAAGTTGCGTGTCACAAGGAAAGCAGGTCCCGACCGGCCTGCGGGGGCGATAATCCCGCCCGAAGGCAGTGTCTGACCGTTCACGGCGCGTACACCCTGTGACGCCCATGCACTGCCCGAGCGCACATTGCTGCGCCCGGTCTGGCTATAGTTGAACCCGGAGGGCAACTGCACCTCGACCACGGCGGGCAGTCCCGGAACCCAGCCGGACCGGTTCAGATAGGCCGCCGTCGATGCCAGCGAGTCCGTCGGATCGTCCGACCAGATATCACGCCGCCCGTCCCCGTTGAAATCGACCGCATATTCCAGATAGGAGGTCGGCATGAACTGTGTGTGACCCATCGCACCGGCCCAGCTTCCCAGCATATTCGCGGGATCGGTATCCCCGGCCTGAAGGATCTTCAGCGCGGCGATCAGCTGGTTCGAGAACATCTCTCCGCGACGGCCATCATATGCCAGCGTGGCCAGAGACGGGATGATCTGCATTCTGCCGCGATTGCCGCCGAAATTCGACTCCATACCCCAGATCGCCATGACAATGTTGCGATCCACGCCATAGCGGCTTTCGATCTGACTCAGTACAGCGGCATGGGTCCGGGCCAGCCCGCGTCCCTTGGTGGTCCGGCTGTCCGATGCGGCGCTGTCCAGATATTCCCAGACCGGGCGGCTGAACTCGGCCTGCCGGCGATCAAGGCGGATCACCTCGGGGTTGTAGCGGGCGATCCGCATTGCATTGTCGTAAACCGCCGGGCTGATCCCCGAGGACAGGGCGCGGGGCCGGAAATTACGAATCCAGTTCTGAAGCCCTTGCTCAGAGGCCGGTGAGGCCTGAGGAATGGGGTCCGGCGCGACCGATGATCCGCTGGAAACCGTGCTGACCGGTGCGGCACAGCCCGCCAGGACCGCAAGCGATGCGGCGGTGATCGTCAGTCTGATAAAGGTTCTGCTCATGTTTTGCCCTGCCTGAAAGGTGATTTGCCGCCACGATAGCGCAGCCCTGTAACAAGGGAAACCGGGTGGTGCAGCGTGATTCGTGTCGGCGGAAAGCTGCGCATGGGATTTGTTAATCCTTGCCGGGAAAGAACGGCTCGACCTGCGCGACAATGACAGCATTTTCGTCAAGGGCGCGTTGCATCAGGGCACGATCCTCGTCACCGATCTCATGCCCCTCGGCCTCGCGCTCTGCGAGCGTACCATAGCCGGTCACATCGAGCGGTGCCATCTCGGCCTGTTTGAGAATGGCGACGGTTTCGCGCACGGCCTCGTCCTCATCCTTCCCCGAAGCATAGCACAGCAGACCCGCCCCGGTTGCTTTCCTGGGCAGCCCATCCCCTTTGCTGCGGCCGACCTGCACCAGCAGCGTATAGACTTGTTGCGCCATGCGGCTCCCCTTACTTCTGGTATCCAACAAGGGAGTGCTTGATGAGCAAGAGTTTGGCAAGAGTCGAAGCCGCGTTGAAAGAGGCGGGACTAGAGACAGAGATCCGGGAAATGGGCGATACCCGTACAGCGGCGGATGCGGCGGCCGCGGTCGGGTGCGAGGTCGATCAGATCGCCAAGTCGATCATTTTCCGGGGAGAAGACACAGGCCATGCCGTGCTGTTCCTGACCGCTGGCGGCAACCGCGTCGATGCGGAAAAGGCAACGGCGCTTGCGGGGCAGAAACTGGGCAAGGCCGATGCCGCGCTGATCCGCGCGGAGACCGGGTTTGCGATTGGCGGCGTCGCTCCGGTCGGGCATCTGACCGAGATCGCGGCTTTCATTGATCCGCGTCTTGAGGAGTTTGACACGGTCTGGGCCGCTGCCGGAACGCCGCGCCATGTCTTTGCGATTGCGCCCCCGGATCTGGTCAGGATCAGCGGTGCAAAACGCGGAGATTTCACCGCCTGATGGAGTGGCGCGGCGAAGGCACGGTCATCGGACGCCGCCCGCATGGTGAAAATGCGGTGGTTCTCGATCTGCTGAGCCTCGATGCCGGTCGGGTCAGCGGCCTTGTGCCGGGCGGGGCAGGGCGCAGTAAATCGGCCATGCTTCAGCCCGGAAGTCGCGTTTCCGCCCTCTGGCGCGCCCGGCTTGAGTATCAACTGGGGACGTTCAGCGTTGAGCCATTGCAGGCCCGGCCCGGCATTCTGAACTCGGCGCTTGCGCTTGACGGAATGAACGCGACCGCCGCCTTGCTGCGCTTTGCACTGCCCGAGCGTGATCCCCATCCCAGTCTTGTTCTGGCATCCGAAGCATTATGGGATGCGATGGATTCGGCAGAGGACTGGTCGGAAGCCTATGCACGATGGGAGCTGATGCTGCTGGATGAGATGGGTTTCGGCATCGATCTGTCCCGATGCGCCGTGACCGGGGCGCAGTCGGGGCTGAGCTATGTCAGCCCCGCTTCCGGGCGTGCCGTGACCGCTGAAGGGGCCGGTGAATATGCGCCGCGCCTGCTTCGCCTGCCGCAGATGTTCGGAGGACCGCCAAGCAATGACGATCTGGTCCATGCTCTGCGGCTGAGTGGGCATTTTCTTCACACCCGGCTGGCAGCGGCCCATATCTCACGGCCTCTGCCAGCAGCGCGGGAACGGCTTGTGGCCCGGCTTACTCGGCGGTGAAACGCAGGATGTGATCCGGTCCGCTGAGGATAAGCTCTTCTGCCTCGCGACGTCCTTCGCTGACCTGTGCCAGTGCAGTCAGATATTTCTGTTCGCCGCCCTCAACGAGGCACAGCCTTTTCGTCGCGGCGACGGCGGTAAGCTGTATCTGAGGCCATTCGGCAAGGTTTTCGCTGCGATAGGCATTGCATGGCCCCATGCCAGAGATCTGGCTGCCATCGACCATCAGCGTTGCGCTGCCCGTAATCGGCTGCCCGTCAATATCGGCGAGCCGGTAAGTGCCATCGAAACCCATCTGCCCATCCATGCTGCATGCAGCGGTCGCTGCAAGGAATACTGCCGCGACAATCCTAGAATACTTCATCGCCCCGTGCCTCTCTTGGTTCAAAAATCAATTCTGTGTCCGGTCCGGTCAGTATCATCAAGCCACCCTCCCGCTCAATGGCGATGGCGCGGGCAAGATGTGCCAGATATTCCGCTTCGGCCTCAACCCGGCCGGGATCGGCGCAGGCCATTTCCGTAACTTCAAGATCGAGGGCGCCGAAGGCAGGTGCTGTCCCCGCGCGTGCCCCGGAATAGGCGTTGCAGGGCAGAACGCCGGACAGCCGGTCACCGTCAAGCCGCAGGGAAACGTCATAGACCCAAGGCATGCTATTCACCTGCATCAGCTTCCAGTCGATGCCATCCAGCCGTTCTTCCGGCGGAAGCCCTGCGGAACAGGCCGTCAGCAATATGATCGAGGCGACAGAGACTGCTTTCATCTTATGTCCCGGGATCTGTAATCGGGGCAGAGGCGAAACGGATTTCCGCCAGAACACCTCGCCCCGGCCATTTCATGAGAAAACCCCCGCAGGCCGGGCCGACGGGGGTTTTTGAACCTCAAACGGTTCGCTCGTCTTACAGAGCACCTTCGCGCTGTGCCTTTTTACGGGCCAGCTTGCGGGCGCGGCGCACGGCCTCGGCCTTTTCACGGGCCTTCTTGACGGACGGTTTCTCGAAATGCTGCCGAAGCTTCATCTCACGGAACACGCCTTCGCGCTGAAGTTTTTTCTTCAGGGCGCGCATTGCCTGTTCGACGTTATTGTCGCGAACGTTCACCTGCATGTGGTTGTCACCACCTTCCTAGGTTAGAGTTAAATGAAATTGCAGGAAGCGTTGATATAAGGCGGTTTCGCGCCTTTGTCCAGCCCGGAGAGAATCGATGACCGACACCAGAGACAGGCTTGCCGAGGCCGCGATCACCCATGTGGCATTCGATGGCATGAATGACAAAGCGCTTCGCGCAGCCGCCCGCGATCTGGATCTTTCCGAAGATGTCGCCTTCGCCTTTTTCCCGGGGGGTGGGGTGGATCTTGCCGCTTGGATACACCGGCGCGGCGATGCGCGTTTGGCGGAATGGATGAAAAATGCGCCCGATGGCAAGATTCGTGAGCGTATCGGGCAGGCGATCCGGCAACGGCTTGAACTCTCGGACCCCGAGCTTGTCCGCGCGGCGTCCTCGGTGCTGGCGCTGCCACCGAATCAGCCGCTGGCGGGCAGGCTGATATGGGAAACGGCGGATACGATCTGGACCGGACTTGGCGACAGCTCGGATGACGTGAACTGGTATTCGAAACGCGCGACCCTCTCGGCGGTCTATGCGTCATGTGTGCTGTACTGGCTTGGCGATTTTTCGGAGGATCGCGTCGATACGCGCGGTTTTATCGAACGCCGGATTGACGGGGTGATGCAGTTTGAAAAGATTAAGGCTTCGGCGCGGAAACTGCCCGGTGTCGCCATTCTGACGGATCTGGCGACCGGATGGATCCGCGCCCCAAAAAACACCGAGGAAGGAAAAACCCCATGAACCTGCCCGACACGATGTGCGCGATCGAGATTTCCCAGCCCGGAGCACCGGAGGTCCTGAAAGAGACCACCCGTCCCGTGCCGATGCCCGGCCATGATCAGATCGTGATCCGGCTGGCCTATGCCGGGGTGAACCGCCCCGATGTCGCGCAGCGTCAGGGCAATTACGCCCCGCCGCCGGGTGCCTCGGATCTGCCGGGGCTGGAAGGGGCGGGCACCGTCGTCGCTGTCGGCAGCGGCGTCACCGGCTGGAAACCCGGCGATGAGGTCTGTGCGCTTCTGCCCGGCGGTGGCTATGCCCAATATGTCGCCTGCCATCACAGCCACGCCCTGCCAATTCCTCAGGGCATGAATATGCGCGAGGCTGCGGCTCTGCCCGAAACCGCCTTCACCGTCTGGTCGAATGTGGTCATGCGCGGCGGTTTGCAGGCTGGAGAGCGGTTTCTTGTGCATGGCGGCTCATCGGGTATCGGGACGATGGCGATCCAGATCGCGACGGCGCTTGGTGCGCGGGTCTGGGCGACAGCAGGTTCTGTTGAGAAATGCGATGCCTGCGCGGGACTCGGCGCGAACGCGATCAATTATCGAGAGCAGGATTTCGTTCAGATCATGCGGGATGAAGGCGGCGCGAATTTGATCCTCGACATGGTTGGGGGCGATTATATCGAAAAGAACCTCAAATCGCTGGATATGGATGGACGACTGGTTCAGATCGCGTTTTTGCAGGGACCGAAAGCGACGATCAATTTCGCGCATGTCATGATGCGGCGTCTGACGATTACCGGCTCGACCCTGCGTCCTCAGTCTGACGCCGCAAAAGCGCGGATCGCGGCAGAGCTGCGCCAGCATGTCTGGCCGATGATCGCCGCTGGAAAGGTCAGGGTGCTGATCGACAGTGAGTTCGATCTGACGGATGCCGCGAAAGCGCATGAGCATATGGAAAGCAGCGGTCATATCGGCAAGATCGTCATGCGGGTGCCGCAGGACTGATCCTTCGGATCGTCGCCGGACAGGATGCTGTCAGCGTACCTTTTCCATGATCACCGAATTGCGGCTGCAATCCCGGCGCACATCGGGGGCGCAGTCGCGGGGTTGCAGATCGCGCGTCAGGCAGATGCGGATTTCCTGCAGATCCTCGTTCCGGCAGGTGACGGTGATCCCGTCGGCGGTCAGTTCGGGATTGAATTCGATGAACGCCTCCTCAATCAATTCGGGCGGGATCGAGATATCCCGGTCCAGATCGACGAAATAATCGGGCAATGTCACCGAGCGGAATGCCTCGCGCGAGATTTGATAGTAATCCGCCGCTGACAGGCCCGAGCATCTTCCATGCTTCTGCCATTGATACCATGCCAACCCGCCCGAGCTCATGATATCGGCCATTGCCTGCGTCTCACGCCGTGAAGGGTCGCGTTCATCGGTGCGGCAATTTTCCGGCCAGCCTTCCTCATATTGCGGCCACAGTCCGTGCAGCACGAAATCAACCTTGCCGCCGGGGTCGCATTGCGCCGCGTTGCGTTGATCGCCCGTCGAGCGGCACCAGCTTGGCGACCAACTCAGCGCCATGACGTAATAATCGAATTCGCCCGCGCGATGCTGCTGAGCACTGGCTGGCGCAGCGAAAAAAAGAGCGATGGCGATCAGGACGGCGGCGATGCGCATGAGGTGCTCCGGCTATGCCGTGTCTTTTTACGCGTGATCGGAGCGGGATGCGAGTTTTGAAACGGGGGCTGTCTGCCCCC
This sequence is a window from Paracoccus aerodenitrificans. Protein-coding genes within it:
- a CDS encoding helicase-related protein, which translates into the protein MSRITAVLGPTNTGKTHYAIDRMLAHRTGIIGLPLRLLAREVYDRIVKARGPSVVALVTGEERIVPPRAQYWVATTEAMPDFAADFVAIDEIQLCADPQRGHVFTDRLMRARGLHETLLLGSDTMRPAINALIDRVQFMRRERFSTLSWSGTKKISRMPSRAAIVGFSVDDVYAIAELLRRQKGGAAVVMGALSPRTRNAQVAMYQSGEVDHLVATDAIGMGLNLDIRHVAFSSTVKFDGRRMRPLFPHEMGQIAGRAGRHTEPGSFGVTGEAGSLDEGLIDAIENHRFAPISRLIWRNPHLEFGSMDRLVESLEAAPDHELLVRGREADDLSALKSLRDLPEIRDRVTTAPDVRLLWDVCRIPDFRSVSPAEHTSLLLRIFTFLQEGPIPDDWLARSIGRIDRTQGDIDALSKRLAFIRTWTYVAQRTGWVQDEKHWRAATRTVEDRLSDALHAALTQRFVDRRTSVLMRRLKQKETLVAEVNDKGEVSVEGEFAGRLEGFRFRADSTQNPDEARMLNRAAYEALKPEFHLRADRFYNAPDTELDFTEQGGLMWGDIAVGKLVKGSEPMKPGIEAFVDEEAGSEIADKVRRRLQHFIDRKIAALFEPLQAMGRDEALTGLARGFAFRLIENLALIRREDVATEVKELDQDARALLRKHRVRFGQFTIFIPDLLKPAPTRLRLVLSGLWEGLAEFPESPPAGLVTIPNLPDVPASTYTLSGYRPAGERAIRIDMLERLADMLRTQDTRGGFEANPDMLSITGMTLDQFANLMEGLGYAAEKGERPKARSEAAATAAPADPAETDHDHPLTEEESVLVAETRAKWEAEQAEKKKAAAEAEGVEDAAAPDAEAETEIFYTFRWVPRQRTPRGQSGTQRQDGPAGAFGGQRTGKPKGDRPKGGKPKGGKPGRGKNDRNDNKAKTFSSRPPRPEKKADPDSPFAVLAALKDKK
- a CDS encoding alpha/beta fold hydrolase, whose amino-acid sequence is MDLSPAPFYQLADTAEVPADAFWLRCDDNIRLRLALWRAENPQGTVLLFPGRTEYAEKYAPIAAILVAAGLHVLTVDWRGQGLSDRLQDNTRAGHIEDFAQYQLDVLAMVEAAGALDLPEPWHLLAHSMGGGIGLAALLNGLPVETASFSAPMWGINHAPLPHAVAFGLSRISSRLGLGGRPALGTGGGGAYVLDEPFQNNLLTGYAGAWARLVREASEWPELTLGGATYDWVAAALRECRRLATEASPDLPMLVSVGTREMIVSVNAIRERASSWPASTLLEIEGGSHEVLFESPERQAEFLGAFLNHIGIDAIAPASRAFGG
- a CDS encoding SCP2 sterol-binding domain-containing protein, yielding MSQVIAAAVEALNAKVGGFDEGTAKFVIEDEGAIMLDSDGAREGDEEAEVTLKANRDTFEGMLNGDVNPTTAFMTGKLKVEGNMGLAMKLGSALA
- a CDS encoding META domain-containing protein, yielding MKAVSVASIILLTACSAGLPPEERLDGIDWKLMQVNSMPWVYDVSLRLDGDRLSGVLPCNAYSGARAGTAPAFGALDLEVTEMACADPGRVEAEAEYLAHLARAIAIEREGGLMILTGPDTELIFEPREARGDEVF
- the recO gene encoding DNA repair protein RecO — translated: MEWRGEGTVIGRRPHGENAVVLDLLSLDAGRVSGLVPGGAGRSKSAMLQPGSRVSALWRARLEYQLGTFSVEPLQARPGILNSALALDGMNATAALLRFALPERDPHPSLVLASEALWDAMDSAEDWSEAYARWELMLLDEMGFGIDLSRCAVTGAQSGLSYVSPASGRAVTAEGAGEYAPRLLRLPQMFGGPPSNDDLVHALRLSGHFLHTRLAAAHISRPLPAARERLVARLTRR
- a CDS encoding pyridoxamine 5'-phosphate oxidase family protein → MRWLVPSDLAQIYGAPGPAALRKVATRLTDEYRSYIERARFCVLSTVGPDGTDASPRGDDGPVVRILDAGTLALPDWRGNDRIDSLLNIAQDERVSLMFFLRGSGNVIRVNGAARITDDAALCAEFDRNGNQPRTVIIIRIAEIYFQCARAILRAGLWSGDDDSQGLPSPGMILSAMSAGEVGGAAYDEEWPERAARTMW
- a CDS encoding lytic murein transglycosylase, with product MSRTFIRLTITAASLAVLAGCAAPVSTVSSGSSVAPDPIPQASPASEQGLQNWIRNFRPRALSSGISPAVYDNAMRIARYNPEVIRLDRRQAEFSRPVWEYLDSAASDSRTTKGRGLARTHAAVLSQIESRYGVDRNIVMAIWGMESNFGGNRGRMQIIPSLATLAYDGRRGEMFSNQLIAALKILQAGDTDPANMLGSWAGAMGHTQFMPTSYLEYAVDFNGDGRRDIWSDDPTDSLASTAAYLNRSGWVPGLPAVVEVQLPSGFNYSQTGRSNVRSGSAWASQGVRAVNGQTLPSGGIIAPAGRSGPAFLVTRNFIAIRAYNASDNYALGVAMLGNRISGGPGIVGAFPREAGSLTHNQKEEVQRLLNRLGYNVGEPDGAIGENTIAGIKAFQRRIGVEQDGYANTTLLKQLQQAT
- a CDS encoding YbaK/EbsC family protein; this encodes MSKSLARVEAALKEAGLETEIREMGDTRTAADAAAAVGCEVDQIAKSIIFRGEDTGHAVLFLTAGGNRVDAEKATALAGQKLGKADAALIRAETGFAIGGVAPVGHLTEIAAFIDPRLEEFDTVWAAAGTPRHVFAIAPPDLVRISGAKRGDFTA
- a CDS encoding META domain-containing protein; translated protein: MGFDGTYRLADIDGQPITGSATLMVDGSQISGMGPCNAYRSENLAEWPQIQLTAVAATKRLCLVEGGEQKYLTALAQVSEGRREAEELILSGPDHILRFTAE
- a CDS encoding tetratricopeptide repeat protein is translated as MSLHTTIFHSAVTAFATLTLSAQVFAAPADPALFETLAEKNGDAWMEAETQILNRWSDTGSEALNMIQTRGETALDEGDFVAAIGHLTALVDHAPDHAMGYQLRGLAFWLNGDFGPAAADLARSLELEPKQYLALSQLGAMLEELGNTQAATDALNRSLEIHPHQQDVIDAVSRLDAEDNGTDI